The Brachyspira sp. SAP_772 genome includes the window TCTTGAGAATTTTCTTCATAATAGTTTATTACAGGATCACTGTTTATTTTACTTTTAAAATTATTTATAAGATCATACACTTTTTCTTTATTTTCATCTTTTAATTTTTTTACATCACTATGATGTATAATAAAAAATGATAATTCTTTTTCAAGTATATCTCTAACTTTTATCCATAAATTTTTATCATCAGCCAATCTTTGTTCTGCTTCTTTTTCAGATAAAAATTTAAACTCATATTGATTAGTATTATATTCTTCAGTATTAGGAGAATATAACAGATTTAAATACAAATATTTTTTTATAAATGGATCAACAGTGTTCTTTTTAGCTCCTTTTTTCTTTTCAGTATAACTTCCATATAAGCCTATATATATTGAAGTTAATCTCTGCTGTCCATCTAAAATAGCTATAAATTCTTTTTCACCGCTTGGATTTAAACTGCTATTATTATTTTTTTGAGGATGATAATCTTTTATAAAATTATAAAAATTATATTCTTTTACTTTATCAGATTTTATTTTCCAAAATAGAAATGAACCTATAGGGTATCCGCTTAACAAACTATCAAATAAATTTTCAATTTGTTCTGCTTTCCATACATAGCCTCTTTGAATATCAGGCAAAATATAGTCTTGATCTTTAATACTGTCCATAACATCTGAAATAGTCTTTGATATATGAGCCATAATTTACTCCTTATATTAAATTGGTATTTTAACATATTTATTATTATTTTAAACAATAAATATATTGATTTATTATATTAAACATAATTATTAAAATAAAAAATGAAAATTTATATATAATCAATATACTCCAACTATTCTAAAATTTTCCCCTTGTAATTTTTTTTATATATTATAGAATATTTATATAAATAGGAATTTATTAATAAATATGCCGCTGAGTAATAACATATTCAAAAATCAATCTTATTTTTTCATGAGTAAAATCTACTACTTTTTTAAGGGAATATAATGGACATAATTATTATTATAATATTAATACTTTTAAATGGAATATTTGCTATGTCGGAAATAGCTATAATATCTGCAAGAAAAAGCTCTCTAACAAAAGACATTAAAGACGGAAATAAAAATGCACAAATAGCTTTAGACTTGGCTAATGAACCAGATAAGTTTTTATCAACCATACAAATAGGAATAACATTAATAGGAATACTAACAGGTATATATTCAGGAGACACTATATCAAAAGATTTATCAAACCTCTTAGTAAAAATAAATATCCCCGCAGCATATTCTCTAATAATATCTCAGGTGATAATAGTAGCATTAGTTACTTATCTAACATTAATATTTGGTGAATTGGTTCCAAAAAGATTAGGTATGGTTATGCCAGAAAGAATAGCAAAAGCTGTAGCAAGCCCTATGACTATATTATCAAAAATAGGAGCTCCTTTTGTGTGGATATTATCAAACAGTGCTATTATAGTTTCAAGAACTTTGGGTATAAAAGATGAAAAAACACCTATCACAGAAGAAGAAATAAAATCTATGATAGAAGAAGGCAAACAAGGCGGAGAGGTAAAAGAAGTAGAGCAAGATATTATAGAAAGAGCATTCTTTTTGGGGGACAGAAAAATAGAATCCATTATGACACATAGAGCTGATATAGTGTATTTGGATATAAACATGACTAATGAAGAAATAAAAAAAACAATATCCAAAAATCCTTACACCGTATACCCTCTAATAGATAAAACATTAGACAACATAATTGGTATTATAAAAATAAATGAAATATTTGATAAGTTAAACAACAGTAAATCAAAAATTGAAAAATACGCACAAAAAGCCACATACTTTCATAACAACATGGAAGTATATTTAGTGTTGGAAGAGATGAAAAAAAATAACACAAAAATAGGTTTTATATCAGATGAGTTTGGAAATATAGACGGTATGATTACCCAGCATGATATATTTTCTGCTTTGGTTGGTTCTATTAGCGAGACAAACCAAAATATGGATATAAGAAAAAGAAAAAACGGCGGATATTTTGTTGATGGACAATGCCCTATATATGACTTTTTAGAATATTTTGAAATAGAAGATGAAAATATATCAAATAACTATAACACCATAAGCGGACTAATATTAGAATTATTACAGCATGTACCAAAAGAAGGCGAATCTATAAACTGGAAAAACTTATCTTTAGAGATAGTTGATATGGATGGTGCTAGAATAGATAAAGTTATAGTAGAAAAGCTAGAAGAGAGCAAAGAAAATAAAGAAAATTAAACATATTGTATATTTGTATAATATGTAATATTGCTATAATTTTTTAGTTATGTTATAATGTCGTTACAGTTTAATTTTTTATGGAGGTAAATTATGCCACGTGTTATAAATAACGATTGTGTAGCTTGCGGATCATGTCTTCCTGAGTGTGCTTTCGATGCAATTAGCGAAGGAGATATTTACAAAATAGATCCTGAGAAATGTACTGATTGCGGAGCTTGTGAAGCTGTTTGTCCTAGCAACGCTATACATCAAGCTTAATGCTTAAGTAGGCATAACTGGGGGCGGGTCATTTATGATCTGCCCTTTAATATTTTTAAAAAGGAATTAAATTTGATAAAGAATTATGAGGCTTTTATATTATCATACAATAATTATAAAAACTCATCTATTATAGCCTCTTTTCTCACCCAAAAAAATATAATATCTTCTATTTGCTATCAAGCTAAAAAAAACTCTAAAGCTTTCGGCTCTGATTTAGAAAGCATATCAAAACTAAACATAAACATATACGAAAAAAAATCTGACAGCCTATCAATATTAAAAGAATCAAATATAATAAAAAATTATAATATCTTAGAAAAATCTATTTATTCATCATTAGCAGTATTTTATATAAGAGAATTACTATTATATTTTGCAAAAGATTTTGATGAGAGGTATTTTATTTTAATGGATAAAACATTATATGCATTAGAAGAAAATGAAAAACAAAATAAAGATAATTTGAAATATTATATAAATATATTATTAAGAGCCTTTGAAATAAAACTACTCTATATAGCAGGGCTTTCTCCTTTGTTAGATAATTGCGTATTGTGTGAAAGAGAAGATGCAAATTATTATTCTATTAATGAAGGTGGCTTAGTCTGTAACAATTGCAAAATAAATATAAAAGATGTTACAGAATTAGATTATAATGATATAGTGTTTATGAAACTAATAAAACATTCTTCTATGCTAGATATAGTAAATAATAATGATATAATAAAATATTATAATAACTCAATAACAACTATAAGAGATATACTACAAAAATCAATATACAATCATATACATAGAGAATTAAAAAGCTTAAAAGTATTAGAAGAGATTTTATTTAGTGATAATAATATCTAAAATTTGTTTAGTGTTATCTGCTATATATGTAGCATCTCTAAACTCTTCATCATTTCCAAAACCATATCTCACAGCAATAGAATCAA containing:
- the recO gene encoding DNA repair protein RecO; translated protein: MIKNYEAFILSYNNYKNSSIIASFLTQKNIISSICYQAKKNSKAFGSDLESISKLNINIYEKKSDSLSILKESNIIKNYNILEKSIYSSLAVFYIRELLLYFAKDFDERYFILMDKTLYALEENEKQNKDNLKYYINILLRAFEIKLLYIAGLSPLLDNCVLCEREDANYYSINEGGLVCNNCKINIKDVTELDYNDIVFMKLIKHSSMLDIVNNNDIIKYYNNSITTIRDILQKSIYNHIHRELKSLKVLEEILFSDNNI
- a CDS encoding hemolysin family protein, which translates into the protein MDIIIIIILILLNGIFAMSEIAIISARKSSLTKDIKDGNKNAQIALDLANEPDKFLSTIQIGITLIGILTGIYSGDTISKDLSNLLVKINIPAAYSLIISQVIIVALVTYLTLIFGELVPKRLGMVMPERIAKAVASPMTILSKIGAPFVWILSNSAIIVSRTLGIKDEKTPITEEEIKSMIEEGKQGGEVKEVEQDIIERAFFLGDRKIESIMTHRADIVYLDINMTNEEIKKTISKNPYTVYPLIDKTLDNIIGIIKINEIFDKLNNSKSKIEKYAQKATYFHNNMEVYLVLEEMKKNNTKIGFISDEFGNIDGMITQHDIFSALVGSISETNQNMDIRKRKNGGYFVDGQCPIYDFLEYFEIEDENISNNYNTISGLILELLQHVPKEGESINWKNLSLEIVDMDGARIDKVIVEKLEESKENKEN
- a CDS encoding DUF362 domain-containing protein, giving the protein MPRVINNDCVACGSCLPECAFDAISEGDIYKIDPEKCTDCGACEAVCPSNAIHQA